The Saprospiraceae bacterium genome includes a window with the following:
- a CDS encoding 30S ribosomal protein S12, with protein MPTINQLVRKGREKVVVASKSRALDSCPQKRGVCTRVYTTTPKKPNSALRKVAKVRMTNGLEVIAYIPGEGHNLQEHSIVLVRGGRVKDLPGVRYTIVRGALDTAGVAKRLQSRSKYGTKAPKK; from the coding sequence ATGCCAACTATTAATCAATTAGTTAGAAAAGGTAGAGAAAAAGTAGTCGTTGCAAGTAAATCCAGAGCTTTGGATTCATGTCCGCAAAAAAGAGGTGTATGCACAAGAGTATATACTACGACCCCTAAGAAACCAAACTCAGCGCTCCGTAAAGTAGCCAAAGTCAGAATGACCAATGGCCTTGAAGTGATTGCGTATATACCGGGTGAAGGGCACAATCTTCAGGAACACTCTATCGTATTGGTAAGAGGTGGCAGGGTGAAAGATTTGCCGGGAGTTAGATATACAATCGTAAGAGGGGCATTGGATACTGCCGGCGTTGCTAAAAGATTGCAAAGCCGTTCTAAATACGGAACAAAAGCACCTAAAAAATAA
- a CDS encoding FAD-binding protein gives MKKINRNIREWKNIHQTFSQTIENYTDLANEYASNLTPLKMYNESTEGFMQLIDSHLQSNIPLRVLGGEWSWSKVAASSGILLNSKPLNLSFGIGINSVSSSYLKTFQDLYFVQCGTSIRELNDRLRIIGRSLPTSGASNGQTIAGALSTGTHGAALDFGSVPEFVVGLHIVVDKDRHYYIERESYPVVSGRFTNQLKTEVIKDDELFNAALVSFGAFGIIHGVMIETQPLFLYESRLDIMNYDNNLKTLLSALDFTHSAGTIPSERPYHFQVVFNPYAATNNAYVSRMYKRPYNNSYNRIASDFEWNIGEDGPAFLGKIFDIFPGPVPSVVDSLLRAKYQPYDNKFGTHGEIFSNTSTNGKVLSLAIGVPVTEVNRVLELIKITNRTHGPINGLYALRYVAKSSATLGFSKYDPTAIIEIDGFNSNTMYHFYTAFVNGLETENIEHCFHWGKVLYTNRQKLEKSYGSDVIKQWLKARKKLLQKDELMAIFTNDLMKSWGLDEILIDGGEDVIT, from the coding sequence ATGAAAAAAATAAACAGAAACATCAGAGAATGGAAAAATATTCATCAGACGTTTTCGCAAACGATAGAGAACTATACAGACCTTGCAAATGAATATGCTTCCAACCTGACTCCACTTAAAATGTATAATGAAAGTACGGAGGGGTTTATGCAGTTGATTGACAGCCATCTTCAAAGTAATATCCCGCTGAGGGTGTTAGGTGGAGAATGGTCATGGTCTAAAGTAGCAGCATCTTCTGGTATATTGCTTAACAGTAAACCTTTAAACCTTTCTTTTGGCATTGGAATCAATTCTGTCTCATCATCTTATTTAAAAACATTTCAGGATTTGTATTTTGTTCAATGTGGCACATCTATCAGAGAATTAAATGACCGCCTCCGTATTATCGGCAGATCGCTTCCTACATCCGGTGCAAGTAACGGGCAGACTATCGCCGGCGCTTTATCTACGGGTACTCATGGAGCTGCTCTTGATTTTGGTTCTGTACCAGAGTTTGTAGTTGGTTTACACATTGTTGTGGACAAAGACAGACACTATTATATAGAGCGTGAAAGCTATCCTGTAGTCTCAGGCAGATTTACCAACCAGTTGAAGACAGAAGTAATAAAAGACGATGAGCTATTTAATGCAGCCTTAGTAAGTTTCGGAGCCTTTGGAATTATCCATGGAGTCATGATTGAAACACAGCCACTTTTTCTATATGAATCCCGATTGGACATAATGAATTATGACAATAATCTTAAAACACTATTATCTGCTCTGGACTTTACACATTCCGCAGGGACTATTCCTTCGGAGCGTCCTTATCATTTTCAGGTAGTCTTTAATCCTTATGCTGCAACTAATAATGCATATGTCAGCCGAATGTACAAACGACCATACAATAATAGTTACAATCGGATTGCATCTGATTTTGAATGGAATATCGGCGAAGACGGTCCGGCATTTTTGGGTAAAATATTTGACATTTTCCCCGGTCCTGTTCCATCAGTTGTTGACTCCCTTTTAAGAGCAAAATACCAGCCATACGACAATAAATTTGGAACACATGGTGAAATATTCTCCAACACTTCCACAAACGGAAAAGTACTTAGTCTTGCAATTGGAGTACCTGTGACTGAAGTCAATAGAGTACTGGAATTAATTAAGATCACAAACCGCACTCACGGACCTATAAACGGGTTGTATGCGCTCCGGTATGTTGCAAAGTCGTCAGCGACTTTAGGGTTTTCAAAATATGATCCGACCGCAATTATTGAAATAGACGGCTTTAATTCAAATACAATGTACCACTTTTACACTGCATTTGTCAATGGATTGGAGACTGAAAACATCGAACATTGTTTTCACTGGGGAAAAGTACTTTATACCAACAGACAAAAACTTGAAAAGTCCTACGGTTCAGATGTCATCAAACAATGGCTCAAAGCCCGCAAAAAACTCCTTCAAAAGGATGAATTGATGGCAATATTTACAAATGATCTGATGAAAAGCTGGGGACTGGATGAGATCTTGATTGATGGTGGTGAAGATGTGATAACCTGA
- a CDS encoding caspase family protein: MAKKALVVGVNDYAPVGAGGPDLNGCVNDATDIANTLVICGFKPSDIRIITNHNATNTNIKRWLNWLFNGIKSGDSLVFYYSGHGTRVTSFGDDLEVDGLDEAICPHDYQTAGVIKDDEFRTLFSQKMKAGVNLEVIFDCCHSGTGTRNLTHGLNALHQDLKVRMIPPDAETEFYSAYVHELKAVERTTRQLVNVPNLNHTLWAGCKDNQLCYESNVSGQIRGHFTRELCRVLRATSGNITRRLLDQQVQRALASYGNNQTNQTESKAAEFSQKVFT; encoded by the coding sequence ATGGCAAAAAAAGCTTTAGTCGTAGGCGTAAATGATTATGCGCCTGTAGGTGCCGGTGGTCCGGACCTAAACGGTTGTGTCAATGATGCTACTGACATAGCCAACACATTGGTAATCTGTGGGTTCAAACCTTCAGATATCCGAATTATCACAAATCACAATGCTACCAACACCAATATCAAAAGGTGGCTTAACTGGTTATTTAATGGTATAAAATCCGGTGATAGCCTGGTATTTTATTATTCAGGGCATGGTACAAGGGTGACAAGTTTCGGAGATGATCTCGAAGTTGACGGCCTGGATGAAGCCATCTGCCCACATGACTATCAAACAGCAGGAGTCATCAAAGATGATGAATTCAGAACCTTATTTTCACAAAAAATGAAGGCCGGTGTCAATCTGGAAGTGATATTTGATTGCTGTCATTCCGGTACCGGAACCAGAAATCTGACTCATGGATTAAATGCGCTCCATCAAGATCTGAAAGTGAGAATGATACCACCGGATGCTGAAACAGAATTTTATTCAGCTTACGTACATGAATTGAAAGCAGTAGAAAGGACGACCAGACAGTTAGTAAATGTTCCAAATTTAAATCACACATTATGGGCAGGATGCAAAGACAATCAATTATGTTACGAAAGCAATGTAAGCGGACAAATCAGAGGGCATTTTACCCGGGAACTTTGCAGAGTACTAAGAGCAACCAGTGGAAATATCACCAGAAGATTACTGGATCAGCAGGTACAGCGTGCACTAGCCAGTTATGGCAATAATCAGACCAATCAGACAGAAAGTAAAGCCGCTGAATTCAGTCAGAAGGTATTTACTTAG
- the fusA gene encoding elongation factor G, with the protein MAKDLKYTRNIGIAAHIDAGKTTTTERILYYTGISHKIGEVHDGAATMDWMEQEQERGITITSAATTCNWNYPTTQGKSIDETKQYHFNIIDTPGHVDFTVEVNRSLRVLDGLVFLFSAVDGVEPQSETNWRLAERYKVPSIAFVNKMDRSGADFFNVVNDIKEKLGANAIPLQVPIGAEEKFRGAVDLITNIAMVWNEEDQGMTYKVIDIPADIADTVVEYRAKLIEAVAEYDVELMEKFFEDPDSITVPEINAAVRAAVMDLAFTPVMCGSAFKNKGVQAVLDAVCAYLPCPLDVEAITGINPKNDKEEQRKPTVTDPFSALAFKIATDPYVGRLAFMRVYSGALDAGSYVLNTRSGNKERISRLYQMHANKQNAIDRVEAGDIAAGVGFKDIRTGDTLSDEAHPIVLESMVFPEPVIGLAIEPKTQKDLDKLGMALNKLSEEDPTFRVKYDDETNQTVISGMGELHLEIIVDRLRREFKVEVNEGAPQVNYKEALTTSVEHTERLKKQSGGSGLFAQMSFELGPADEKFLESDDFKSGKTKLQFVNDIFGGSIPKEYFQSIVKGFTSMMDNGILAGYNIDSMKVRIFDGQTHAVDSKPLAFELCAKEGFKEAAKLCHPVLMEPIMKLEVVSPDEYVGSVIGDLNRRRGLPKGQDSRSGGAVAIQAEVPLAEMFGYVTQLRTITSGRASSTMEFSHYAPAPKGVADAVIEKARGALKV; encoded by the coding sequence ATGGCAAAAGATCTGAAATATACCAGAAATATTGGAATTGCTGCACATATTGATGCAGGTAAAACCACCACAACAGAACGTATTTTGTACTACACAGGTATCAGCCATAAAATTGGCGAAGTACATGATGGAGCAGCTACTATGGACTGGATGGAACAAGAGCAGGAAAGAGGTATTACTATTACTTCGGCTGCAACCACCTGTAACTGGAATTATCCAACTACACAAGGTAAGTCTATAGATGAAACCAAACAGTATCACTTCAACATAATTGATACTCCTGGTCACGTGGATTTTACGGTTGAAGTAAACCGGTCATTGAGAGTTTTAGATGGATTGGTATTTTTGTTCAGTGCCGTTGATGGTGTTGAGCCTCAATCTGAGACCAACTGGAGACTTGCAGAGAGGTATAAAGTTCCAAGCATCGCATTTGTAAATAAAATGGACAGATCAGGAGCAGACTTTTTTAATGTTGTGAATGACATCAAAGAAAAGTTGGGTGCTAACGCTATTCCGCTGCAGGTTCCTATCGGAGCTGAAGAAAAATTCAGAGGAGCAGTTGATCTGATCACAAATATTGCAATGGTTTGGAATGAAGAAGACCAGGGAATGACCTACAAGGTGATTGATATCCCTGCTGACATTGCAGATACTGTTGTGGAATACAGAGCTAAACTTATCGAAGCAGTAGCAGAGTATGATGTTGAATTAATGGAAAAATTCTTTGAAGATCCGGATTCAATTACTGTTCCTGAAATCAATGCCGCAGTTCGTGCTGCAGTTATGGATCTTGCCTTTACACCGGTTATGTGTGGTTCGGCATTCAAAAATAAGGGTGTTCAGGCTGTATTGGATGCAGTTTGTGCATATTTACCTTGTCCTTTGGACGTGGAAGCAATCACAGGAATTAACCCTAAAAATGATAAAGAAGAACAAAGAAAACCAACAGTTACTGACCCTTTTTCTGCTTTAGCATTTAAAATTGCAACTGACCCTTATGTTGGTAGATTAGCGTTTATGAGAGTTTACTCAGGGGCATTGGATGCAGGATCATATGTGTTAAACACCAGATCCGGAAATAAAGAAAGAATTTCCAGATTGTATCAAATGCACGCCAATAAACAAAATGCTATTGATAGAGTAGAAGCAGGAGATATTGCAGCAGGCGTTGGATTCAAAGATATCAGAACGGGTGATACTTTATCAGATGAGGCCCATCCGATAGTTCTTGAAAGTATGGTATTCCCTGAACCGGTTATCGGACTTGCAATTGAGCCTAAAACTCAAAAAGATCTTGATAAATTGGGTATGGCGCTGAACAAACTTTCAGAAGAAGATCCGACTTTCAGAGTAAAATACGATGATGAGACAAATCAGACGGTTATTAGTGGAATGGGGGAATTGCACCTAGAGATTATTGTGGATCGTTTGAGAAGAGAGTTTAAAGTGGAAGTAAATGAGGGTGCACCTCAGGTAAATTATAAGGAAGCGCTTACTACAAGTGTAGAACATACCGAAAGATTGAAAAAGCAGTCAGGTGGATCGGGATTATTTGCGCAGATGTCTTTTGAATTAGGACCTGCGGATGAAAAATTTCTGGAATCTGACGACTTCAAATCAGGTAAAACCAAGCTTCAGTTTGTCAATGATATATTCGGGGGATCAATTCCAAAAGAATATTTCCAGTCAATTGTAAAAGGTTTTACATCTATGATGGACAATGGTATCCTTGCAGGATATAATATTGACAGTATGAAAGTAAGAATCTTTGATGGTCAGACGCACGCTGTGGATTCCAAGCCGTTGGCTTTTGAGCTTTGTGCTAAAGAAGGTTTTAAAGAGGCAGCCAAATTATGTCATCCCGTATTGATGGAGCCTATCATGAAATTGGAAGTGGTTTCACCGGATGAATATGTAGGATCTGTCATCGGTGATTTAAACAGAAGGAGAGGCCTTCCGAAAGGACAGGATTCAAGATCGGGTGGTGCTGTTGCCATTCAGGCGGAAGTTCCTTTAGCTGAGATGTTCGGTTATGTGACACAGTTGCGTACAATCACTTCAGGTAGAGCGAGTAGCACTATGGAATTCAGCCATTATGCGCCGGCACCGAAGGGTGTTGCAGATGCAGTGATAGAAAAAGCTCGTGGAGCTTTGAAAGTATAA
- the rpsG gene encoding 30S ribosomal protein S7, which yields MRKRKPKKRVIAPDPRFNDPMVTQFVNNMMWEGKKSVSYAIFYDAMDKIEGRTSENPHEVWKKAIENVMPAVEVRSKRIGGATFQIPTEIRPSRRLSIGMKWIIRFSRARSGKGMAEKLSAELIAASKGEGAAVKRREDTHRMAEANRAFAHFKA from the coding sequence ATGAGGAAAAGAAAACCAAAAAAGAGAGTCATTGCACCGGATCCAAGATTCAACGATCCAATGGTAACCCAATTTGTGAATAACATGATGTGGGAAGGAAAGAAGAGTGTTTCGTACGCTATCTTCTACGATGCCATGGATAAAATTGAAGGCAGAACCAGCGAAAATCCCCATGAAGTATGGAAAAAAGCTATTGAAAACGTAATGCCTGCTGTTGAAGTGAGAAGTAAAAGAATTGGTGGAGCTACTTTTCAGATACCTACAGAAATAAGACCTTCCAGAAGGTTATCTATTGGTATGAAGTGGATCATCAGATTCTCCAGAGCAAGAAGTGGAAAAGGAATGGCTGAAAAATTGTCTGCTGAATTAATCGCAGCAAGCAAAGGCGAAGGTGCAGCAGTGAAAAGACGTGAAGACACCCACAGAATGGCTGAAGCCAACAGAGCTTTCGCTCACTTTAAAGCCTGA
- a CDS encoding leucine-rich repeat domain-containing protein codes for MKQSLQTDHREKSGFGIIKSVEVNSGRVHIYAPSNPGADFVNLPDQEIQELKEGDIFEFFVIKDFNVLKPQITRVIESNDELLELSRNTRDDYFRIHIEYKLKTGILNLGHCGLTSWPEDVFKMTWLEVLIMGDNTIWDGKNRLFVEKRENISFETQNYLDHIPNEIKSLQSLKVFSIGGDYVKYYPINSTGGLRGLNNLEKLDLSFCRFESVTEFSGLQNLHYLDLSDNLISSPEIYGVFENLKILKLANNKISDIKFFDGFSSLIEIDLSKNNINKIENIEFLKKIRHFNISHNKITKIQGFENKINPESLEFLDLSWNQIKEIEGLESLTKLNTLWLRNNQISSISGLTNKLKLEILDLSENKIVEIPKLNFLTSIKKLNLQKNIIQKIQNKNDFLDLMKKKDLELLYLKDNPFSNEPWIAKEWLIEFGNDKTKILERLDEFLNSSDLFKSEYQPPIKIILLGNSGAGKSTLALSLIQEKIPSKDEREGSTHGLKIRNWKEANAVIYDFGGQDYYHAVYNVFFTNQTQYIVIWNDRTNFNGLNNSNGSDPFFYFDHRYWLGNINYYLNDKDSTNRIALFNTFSPNTYFYLENEDAINYKIDQFYPVTFPLDGDIKIPELQFQIVHLATKNGLLGLKNENGYHKLELELMQKVANGLEDYKDHTRPLSRKEFFKSFNVNEIELKNSSIDQNILLSLLHHRGLIYRMKGKTAVQDKIWVNPESLNKAIHEKLSKERLLNTNGIIKESEIHDFFDVDILAVMEETQLIFKHQYGESSGDLKVEYILPQYLPLTDGSALYDLATSDMSQSFILKFFDFIPQGMMSRLICRFGLQPDNKYFYRYEIVFTISSIKAKVKIKIDMVNMTIEVHLVLNKLYERRRAEVYRYLFSAILGAYSREPIDHLSFDDFINFQRSSPDNNNNNNNNNNSVGSSETIKIDSVSKEFKKYIPQNMMISLDGNQFVEYKDLEQGAPNFVSGVKFSPGQQKDVQRVTLPRHIFNPFVNEISKTPKKLFISYSSKNSEFMRELATHLKTLERDGQISVWVDRMIETGTEWNDEIQKQLESADIILYLLSPHFVATPYIMDVEVKNGIDFYQHSKEQGNPVKLYFIQLMHCNWLRSFGAYQQKLDKDFLTKKLEIIEQPENHDRWMTVIDDLQSILNNS; via the coding sequence ATGAAACAATCACTTCAAACGGACCATAGGGAAAAATCTGGATTCGGAATAATCAAAAGTGTAGAAGTTAATTCCGGAAGAGTGCATATTTATGCACCATCAAATCCCGGTGCCGATTTTGTAAATCTTCCTGATCAGGAAATACAGGAATTGAAAGAGGGGGATATTTTTGAATTTTTTGTAATAAAGGATTTTAATGTATTGAAGCCACAAATTACGAGGGTAATAGAAAGCAACGATGAGTTATTAGAATTAAGTCGAAATACAAGAGATGATTATTTTAGAATTCACATAGAGTATAAACTCAAAACGGGTATTCTCAATCTTGGGCATTGTGGGCTGACAAGCTGGCCTGAAGATGTCTTCAAAATGACCTGGCTTGAAGTGTTAATCATGGGTGACAACACTATATGGGACGGAAAAAATAGGTTATTCGTCGAGAAAAGAGAAAATATATCTTTTGAGACCCAAAATTATTTGGATCATATACCCAATGAAATAAAAAGCCTTCAAAGTTTAAAAGTTTTCAGCATTGGGGGTGATTACGTTAAATATTACCCGATTAATTCGACAGGGGGGCTCAGGGGGTTAAATAATCTGGAGAAACTGGATTTATCCTTTTGCAGATTTGAATCTGTAACTGAATTTTCCGGTTTGCAAAATTTGCATTATCTTGATTTATCGGACAATTTAATTTCCAGTCCTGAAATATATGGTGTTTTCGAAAACCTGAAGATATTGAAATTAGCAAATAATAAAATTTCTGATATAAAATTCTTTGATGGTTTTAGTTCTCTTATTGAAATTGATTTATCAAAAAATAATATCAATAAGATTGAAAATATTGAATTTTTGAAGAAAATTAGACATTTTAACATTAGTCATAATAAAATAACTAAAATTCAGGGATTTGAAAACAAAATAAATCCTGAATCATTGGAATTTTTAGATTTATCCTGGAATCAAATTAAAGAAATTGAAGGTTTAGAATCTTTGACTAAGTTAAATACCTTGTGGTTACGAAACAATCAGATATCATCAATCAGTGGATTAACCAATAAACTAAAATTGGAAATTTTGGATTTATCTGAAAATAAAATTGTTGAAATACCCAAATTAAATTTTTTAACTTCAATTAAAAAACTAAATCTGCAAAAAAATATCATACAAAAAATTCAAAATAAAAATGATTTTTTAGATTTAATGAAGAAAAAGGATTTAGAATTACTATATTTGAAAGACAATCCGTTTTCAAATGAACCATGGATTGCTAAAGAATGGTTAATTGAATTTGGCAATGATAAAACTAAAATACTCGAGCGTCTTGATGAATTTTTAAATTCTTCGGATTTATTCAAATCAGAATATCAACCACCCATAAAAATAATACTTTTAGGCAATAGCGGCGCCGGAAAATCGACTTTAGCCTTGTCACTTATTCAGGAAAAAATTCCTTCAAAAGATGAAAGAGAAGGTAGTACTCATGGATTAAAAATTCGGAACTGGAAGGAAGCCAATGCTGTTATTTATGATTTTGGCGGACAGGATTATTATCACGCAGTGTATAATGTGTTTTTTACAAATCAAACTCAATATATAGTAATCTGGAATGATCGAACAAATTTTAATGGGTTAAATAACTCTAACGGTTCTGATCCATTTTTTTACTTTGATCACCGGTATTGGCTGGGTAACATTAATTATTATCTAAATGACAAAGATTCTACAAATCGAATTGCCCTTTTTAATACATTTAGTCCAAACACTTATTTCTATCTTGAAAATGAAGATGCGATTAACTATAAGATAGATCAATTTTATCCTGTAACTTTTCCGTTAGATGGTGATATTAAAATACCTGAATTACAATTTCAGATTGTGCACTTAGCTACTAAAAATGGTTTATTGGGATTGAAAAATGAAAATGGATACCATAAACTTGAATTAGAACTGATGCAGAAGGTTGCTAATGGATTGGAGGATTATAAAGATCATACAAGACCATTAAGTAGAAAGGAATTTTTCAAATCATTTAATGTGAATGAAATAGAACTGAAAAATAGCAGCATAGACCAAAATATCTTATTGTCACTGTTGCATCATCGAGGTTTGATATACAGAATGAAAGGTAAAACAGCTGTTCAGGATAAAATTTGGGTAAATCCGGAAAGTTTGAATAAAGCTATTCACGAAAAGTTATCAAAAGAAAGGCTCTTAAATACGAATGGAATTATTAAGGAATCCGAGATACATGATTTTTTTGATGTTGATATTTTGGCAGTTATGGAAGAAACGCAATTAATCTTCAAACATCAATATGGAGAATCAAGCGGGGATCTAAAGGTAGAATATATTTTGCCACAATACCTGCCTTTAACTGATGGAAGTGCTTTGTATGATTTAGCTACTTCAGACATGAGTCAAAGTTTTATATTAAAGTTTTTTGATTTTATTCCTCAGGGAATGATGAGCCGATTGATCTGTCGTTTTGGCCTTCAACCGGACAATAAATATTTTTACAGGTATGAGATTGTTTTTACTATTTCATCCATAAAAGCTAAAGTAAAAATAAAAATTGATATGGTTAACATGACCATAGAAGTGCATTTGGTTTTGAATAAACTTTATGAACGACGTCGTGCTGAGGTATATCGATATCTGTTTTCAGCAATCCTGGGGGCATATAGTAGAGAACCAATTGATCATTTAAGTTTTGATGATTTTATAAATTTTCAAAGGAGCTCACCTGATAACAATAACAATAATAATAATAATAATAATTCTGTTGGCAGTTCTGAAACCATTAAAATTGATTCTGTTTCAAAAGAATTTAAAAAATACATACCACAAAATATGATGATATCGTTGGATGGGAATCAATTTGTTGAGTACAAAGATTTAGAACAAGGTGCACCTAATTTTGTATCTGGGGTTAAATTTAGTCCGGGTCAGCAAAAAGATGTTCAAAGAGTAACATTGCCAAGACACATATTTAATCCGTTTGTCAATGAAATATCAAAGACTCCGAAAAAGCTTTTCATTTCCTATTCTTCCAAAAATTCCGAATTTATGAGAGAATTGGCAACCCATCTCAAAACCTTGGAAAGAGATGGTCAGATCAGCGTTTGGGTAGATCGTATGATTGAAACAGGGACAGAGTGGAATGATGAAATTCAGAAACAATTGGAGTCGGCTGATATCATACTATATCTGCTTAGCCCTCATTTTGTAGCTACACCATACATCATGGATGTGGAAGTAAAGAACGGCATAGATTTTTACCAACATTCCAAAGAACAGGGTAACCCTGTAAAGTTATATTTTATACAGTTAATGCATTGCAATTGGTTAAGATCATTTGGTGCATATCAACAAAAATTGGATAAAGATTTTCTGACAAAAAAACTGGAAATCATCGAACAGCCAGAAAATCATGATCGATGGATGACTGTAATAGATGATCTGCAGTCTATATTGAATAATTCTTAA
- a CDS encoding GNAT family N-acetyltransferase, translating into MLPLMNHDIKIRKADRSELPAVYSLVTELAIFEKEPEAVVASIDEYFDAWDKSLITCSVALVDDQIVGMTLYYMIFSTWKGNTLYLEDFYVKPEHRKLGIGQLLFDEFLHEAKSRGCRQAKWQVLDWNEIGLNFYNKNNAVIEKGWWNGKVYF; encoded by the coding sequence ATGTTGCCCCTTATGAATCATGACATTAAAATAAGAAAAGCTGATAGAAGTGAACTTCCGGCGGTTTATTCATTAGTGACAGAACTGGCCATTTTTGAAAAAGAACCGGAAGCAGTTGTCGCCTCGATTGATGAATATTTTGATGCATGGGATAAAAGCTTAATAACCTGTTCTGTGGCACTGGTTGATGATCAGATTGTAGGGATGACACTTTATTACATGATTTTTTCAACCTGGAAGGGAAACACATTGTATCTCGAAGACTTTTATGTTAAACCGGAACACAGGAAATTAGGCATTGGCCAATTATTATTTGATGAATTTCTCCATGAAGCAAAAAGCAGAGGTTGCAGACAAGCAAAATGGCAGGTGCTGGATTGGAATGAAATAGGTTTAAACTTTTATAATAAAAACAATGCAGTCATCGAAAAGGGATGGTGGAACGGGAAGGTGTATTTTTAG
- a CDS encoding DUF2589 domain-containing protein, protein MAKVKKEITESNSDDQNQKEVSKVTPQQLGKVATETMSQFSKAADRAVSASSRATNPAKLAGELSNLDFRTMIGGPLQAAIDAQIASSMAAVEFINKVGFTETGTAPNIKKELIYVDFTHETSEYVTNPDGTVNPTPQTTKKYMKVPFLAMLQIPSLRIEYVDINFKAKLNSVETSETKTTAGGSVEGKAGWGPVSMKVTASYQRQASTGVKIEREFALDVKVRAVQDEMPKGLEMILNAIS, encoded by the coding sequence ATGGCAAAAGTCAAAAAAGAAATCACTGAATCAAATTCAGATGATCAAAATCAAAAAGAAGTTTCAAAAGTTACACCGCAGCAATTAGGAAAAGTTGCAACTGAGACAATGAGCCAATTTTCAAAAGCAGCTGACAGAGCTGTAAGTGCTTCATCGAGGGCAACAAATCCAGCAAAATTAGCAGGAGAATTGTCCAATCTTGATTTTCGCACCATGATTGGCGGGCCACTGCAAGCTGCAATTGATGCTCAGATAGCGTCCTCTATGGCTGCAGTAGAGTTTATTAATAAGGTGGGATTTACTGAAACAGGAACAGCTCCAAATATCAAAAAGGAACTGATTTATGTAGATTTTACACACGAAACCAGTGAATATGTGACAAATCCGGATGGTACGGTTAATCCTACTCCTCAAACTACAAAAAAATATATGAAGGTACCATTCTTAGCCATGCTACAGATACCTTCACTCCGTATTGAATATGTAGATATTAACTTCAAAGCAAAGCTCAATTCTGTGGAAACATCAGAAACTAAAACCACTGCTGGTGGAAGTGTTGAAGGTAAAGCTGGTTGGGGACCTGTAAGTATGAAAGTAACTGCATCCTACCAGAGACAAGCATCAACAGGCGTTAAAATTGAAAGAGAATTTGCTCTTGATGTCAAAGTCCGTGCGGTTCAGGATGAAATGCCTAAAGGTCTTGAAATGATATTGAACGCTATCAGTTAA
- the rpsJ gene encoding 30S ribosomal protein S10 — protein sequence MNQKIRIKLRSYDHNLVDKSTEKIVKTVKNSGAVISGPIPLPTEKEIFTVLRSPHVNKKSREQFQLRTHKRVIEIFTPTQKTVDALSKLELPSGVDIQVKLT from the coding sequence ATGAATCAAAAAATCAGGATAAAACTCCGTTCTTACGATCACAACTTGGTAGATAAAAGTACCGAGAAGATAGTAAAGACGGTTAAGAACAGCGGTGCTGTTATTTCTGGTCCGATTCCGCTGCCAACTGAAAAAGAGATATTTACAGTATTGCGTTCCCCGCATGTAAATAAAAAGTCTCGTGAACAGTTCCAGCTACGGACCCACAAAAGAGTGATCGAGATTTTTACGCCTACCCAAAAAACGGTAGATGCACTTTCCAAGCTTGAGCTTCCAAGTGGCGTAGATATCCAGGTTAAACTCACTTAA